In a single window of the Mustela nigripes isolate SB6536 chromosome 17, MUSNIG.SB6536, whole genome shotgun sequence genome:
- the RNF166 gene encoding E3 ubiquitin-protein ligase RNF166 isoform X3, whose product MRVHVSSCMKVQEQMANCPKFVPVVPTSQPIPSAVPNRSTFTCPYCGARNLDQQELLKHCVDNHRSDPNRVVCPICSAMPWGDPSYKSANFLQHLLHRHKFSYDTFVDYSIDEEAAFQAALALSLSEN is encoded by the exons ATGAGGGTGCACGTCTCCTCCTGCATGAAGGTCCAGGAGCAAATGGCCAACTGTCCCAAGTTCGTCCCCGTGGTGCCCACATCCCAGCCTATCCCCAG CGCCGTCCCCAACAGGTCCACCTTCACTTGCCCCTACTGCGGCGCCCGCAACCTGGACCAGCAGGAGCTGCTCAAGCACTGTGTGGACAACCACCGCAGCGACCCCAACCGCGTG GTGTGCCCCATCTGCTCGGCGATGCCCTGGGGGGACCCCAGCTACAAGAGCGCCAACTTCCTGCAGCACCTGCTGCACAGGCACAAGTTCTCCTATGACACCTTCGTG gattACAGCATCGACGAGGAAGCCGCCTTCCAGGCTGccctggctctgtctctgtccGAGAACTGA
- the RNF166 gene encoding E3 ubiquitin-protein ligase RNF166 isoform X2, with amino-acid sequence MAMFRSLVASAQQRQPAGGPAGGDSGLEAQYSCPICLEVYHRPVAIGSCGHTFCGECLQPCLQVPSPLCPLCRLPFDPKKVDKAVHVEKQLSSYKAPCRGCSKKVTLAKMRVHVSSCMKVQEQMANCPKFVPVVPTSQPIPRSTFTCPYCGARNLDQQELLKHCVDNHRSDPNRVVCPICSAMPWGDPSYKSANFLQHLLHRHKFSYDTFVDYSIDEEAAFQAALALSLSEN; translated from the exons ATGGCGATGTTCCGCAGCCTGGTGGCTTCGGCGCAGCAGCGACAGCCGGCGGGCGGGCCGGCGGGCGGCGACAGCGGCCTGGAGGCGCAGTACAGCTGCCCGATCTGCCTGGAGGTGTACCACCGGCCTGTGGCCATCGGCAGCTGCGGCCACAC GTTCTGCGGGGAGtgcctccagccctgcctccaggTGCCCTCGCCCCTCTGCCCGCTGTGCCGCCTGCCCTTCGACCCCAAGAAGGTGGACAAGGCTGTGCATGTGGAGAAGCAGCTCTCGTCCTACAAGGCGCCGTGCAGAGGCTGCAGCAAGAAG GTGACGCTGGCCAAGATGAGGGTGCACGTCTCCTCCTGCATGAAGGTCCAGGAGCAAATGGCCAACTGTCCCAAGTTCGTCCCCGTGGTGCCCACATCCCAGCCTATCCCCAG GTCCACCTTCACTTGCCCCTACTGCGGCGCCCGCAACCTGGACCAGCAGGAGCTGCTCAAGCACTGTGTGGACAACCACCGCAGCGACCCCAACCGCGTG GTGTGCCCCATCTGCTCGGCGATGCCCTGGGGGGACCCCAGCTACAAGAGCGCCAACTTCCTGCAGCACCTGCTGCACAGGCACAAGTTCTCCTATGACACCTTCGTG gattACAGCATCGACGAGGAAGCCGCCTTCCAGGCTGccctggctctgtctctgtccGAGAACTGA
- the RNF166 gene encoding E3 ubiquitin-protein ligase RNF166 isoform X1 gives MAMFRSLVASAQQRQPAGGPAGGDSGLEAQYSCPICLEVYHRPVAIGSCGHTFCGECLQPCLQVPSPLCPLCRLPFDPKKVDKAVHVEKQLSSYKAPCRGCSKKVTLAKMRVHVSSCMKVQEQMANCPKFVPVVPTSQPIPSAVPNRSTFTCPYCGARNLDQQELLKHCVDNHRSDPNRVVCPICSAMPWGDPSYKSANFLQHLLHRHKFSYDTFVDYSIDEEAAFQAALALSLSEN, from the exons ATGGCGATGTTCCGCAGCCTGGTGGCTTCGGCGCAGCAGCGACAGCCGGCGGGCGGGCCGGCGGGCGGCGACAGCGGCCTGGAGGCGCAGTACAGCTGCCCGATCTGCCTGGAGGTGTACCACCGGCCTGTGGCCATCGGCAGCTGCGGCCACAC GTTCTGCGGGGAGtgcctccagccctgcctccaggTGCCCTCGCCCCTCTGCCCGCTGTGCCGCCTGCCCTTCGACCCCAAGAAGGTGGACAAGGCTGTGCATGTGGAGAAGCAGCTCTCGTCCTACAAGGCGCCGTGCAGAGGCTGCAGCAAGAAG GTGACGCTGGCCAAGATGAGGGTGCACGTCTCCTCCTGCATGAAGGTCCAGGAGCAAATGGCCAACTGTCCCAAGTTCGTCCCCGTGGTGCCCACATCCCAGCCTATCCCCAG CGCCGTCCCCAACAGGTCCACCTTCACTTGCCCCTACTGCGGCGCCCGCAACCTGGACCAGCAGGAGCTGCTCAAGCACTGTGTGGACAACCACCGCAGCGACCCCAACCGCGTG GTGTGCCCCATCTGCTCGGCGATGCCCTGGGGGGACCCCAGCTACAAGAGCGCCAACTTCCTGCAGCACCTGCTGCACAGGCACAAGTTCTCCTATGACACCTTCGTG gattACAGCATCGACGAGGAAGCCGCCTTCCAGGCTGccctggctctgtctctgtccGAGAACTGA